The following are encoded together in the Zingiber officinale cultivar Zhangliang chromosome 8A, Zo_v1.1, whole genome shotgun sequence genome:
- the LOC122008883 gene encoding protein TPR3-like — protein MSSLSRELVFLILQFLDEEKFKETVHKLEQESGFYFNMKYFEDEVHNGNWDNVEKYLSGFTKVDDNRYSMKIFFEIRKQKYLEALDKHDRPKAVEILVKDLKVFASFNEELFKEITQLLTLENFRENEQLSKYGDTKSARSIMLIELKKLIEANPLFRDKLQLPNLKNSRLRTLINQSLNWQHQLCKNPRPNPDIKTLFVDHSCGQPNGALAPSPVNNPLLGVMPKAGSFPPLGAHGPFQPAPTPVPTPLAGWMSSPAAVTHPAVSGGPIGLNAPTNPVAILKHPRTPPTANPSIEYASADSEHVSKRTRPLGISEEVNLPVNILPVSYPQNHNQATFSLEDLPKTVVRTLSQGSNPMSMDFHPVQQTILLVGTNVGDVALWDVGNRERLILKNFKVWELGTCSMSLQASLVKDPAVSVNRIIWSPDGSLFGVAYSRHIVQIYAYHGGEDIRQHLEIDAHVGGVNDIAFAHPNKQLSIITCGDDKTIRVWDATSGTKQHTFEGHEAPVYSVCPHHKENIQFIFSTALDGKIKAWLYDNLGSRVDYDAPGHWCTTMAYSADGSRLFSCGTSKEGETFIVEWNESEGAVKRTYQGFRKRSLGVVQFDTTRNRFLAAGDEFVIKFWDMDNINLLTTVDADGGLPASPRIRFNKEGTLLAISTHDNGIKILANGDGLRLLRTLENRSFDASRAVSETPTKPIISPLTAASVATTSGIAERTAPPMAIASGMNGEGRNMVDVKPRIVDESTEKSKIWKLTEVNEPAQCRSLRLPDSLRTSKVRSL, from the exons ACTTGAGCAAGAATCTGGCTTCTATTTTAATATGAAATATTTTGAGGATGAGGTGCACAACGGGAACTGGGATAATGTTGAAAAGTATCTCTCTGGCTTTACAAAGGTCGATGACAACCGGTACTCTATGAAGATATTCTTTGAAATACGGAAGCAGAAGTATCTAGAAGCATTGGACAA GCATGACCGACCAAAGGCTGTTGAAATCCTTGTGAAGGATTTGAAGGTCTTTGCTTCATTTAATGAGGAGCTATTTAAGGAAATCACTCAGCTTTTAACATTGGAGAACTTCAG GGAAAATGAGCAACTATCAAAGTATGGAGATACCAAATCAGCACGTTCAATCATGCTTATTGAACTCAAAAAGCTCATTGAAGCAAACCCCCTGTTCCGAGATAAATTGCAGTTACCAAACCTAAAAAATTCTAGGTTGCGCACCTTAATTAACCAGAG TTTAAACTGGCAACATCAGCTTTGCAAAAATCCTAGGCCGAATCCAGATATTAAAACTCTTTTCGTTGATCATTCATGTGGGCAACCAAATGGTGCTCTTGCTCCATCACCAGTAAACAATCCGTTGTTGGGGGTCATGCCCAAAGCAGGAAGTTTTCCTCCATTGGGTGCTCATGGG CCATTTCAACCTGCTCCAACACCAGTTCCGACACCCCTTGCTGGTTGGATGTCTAGTCCTGCTGCTGTAACCCATCCAGCTGTCTCAGGTGGACCTATTGGGCTCAACGCACCTACAAATCCTG TTGCAATTCTAAAGCACCCTAGGACTCCACCAACAGCCAACCCTTCTATCGAGTATGCATCTGCTGATTCTGAGCATGTatcaaaaagaacaagacctcttgGAATATCTGAAGAA GTAAATTTGCCTGTCAATATACTGCCAGTTTCCTATCCTCAGAATCATAATCAGGCTACATTCTCCCTGGAGGATTTGCCAAAAACAGTTGTGCGGACACTGAGCCAAGGATCAAACCCTATGAGCATGGATTTTCATCCAGTCCAGCAGACTATTCTCCTTG TCGGTACCAATGTTGGCGATGTTGCGTTATGGGATGTCGGCAATAGGGAGAGATTAATTCTGAAGAATTTCAAGGTTTGGGAACTTGGAACTTGCTCCATGTCTCTTCAG GCTTCTTTGGTCAAGGATCCTGCTGTATCAGTTAATCGCATAATATGGAGCCCAGATGGCTCTTTGTTTG GTGTTGCTTACTCAAGGCACATTGTTCAAATATATGCTTATCATGGTGGTGAGGATATCAGGCAACACTTGGAG ATTGATGCTCATGTTGGTGGTGTCAATGATATCGCATTTGCTCATCCTAATAAGCAGCTTTCTATAATCACATGTGGAGATGACAAGACAATAAGG GTGTGGGATGCAACTAGTGGCACAAAACAGCATACTTTTGAAGGCCATGAAGCACCTGTTTACTCTGTTTGCCCGCATCACAAGGAGAACATTCAG TTCATCTTTTCGACTGCGTTAGATGGAAAAATAAAGGCATGGTTGTATGACAATCTGGGATCCAGGGTAGATTATGATGCTCCAGGGCACTGGTGTACAACAATGGCTTATAGTGCTGATGGTTCAAG GCTCTTCTCATGTGGAACCAGTAAAGAAGGGGAGACATTCATTGTGGAGTGGAACGAAAGTGAAGGAGCTGTGAAGAGGACATATCAAGGTTTCCGAAAACGTTCACTGGGAGTAGTGCAATTTGATACCACAAGGAACAGATTTTTGGCTGCTGGTGATGAATTTGTGATCAAGTTTTGGGATATGGATAATATCAATCTACTAACTACTGTTGATGCTGATGGTGGCCTACCA GCAAGTCCGAGGATTAGATTCAACAAGGAAGGAACACTATTGGCTATTTCTACACATGATAATGGAATTAAAATTTTGGCAAATGGTGATGGACTTCGTCTGTTGCGCACACTTGAAAATCGTTCATTTGATGCTTCTAGGGCCGTCTCAGAGACTCCAACAAAA CCTATAATAAGCCCACTAACTGCTGCTTCAGTTGCGACAACTTCTGGAATAGCTGAGAGAACTGCTCCACCTATGGCAATAGCTTCTGGAATG AATGGAGAAGGCAGAAACATGGTGGATGTCAAACCTAGAATTGTTGATGAATCAACCGAAAAATCAAAAATCTGGAAGCTTACCGAAGTCAATGAACCAGCTCAATGTCGATCTTTAAGGCTCCCAGACAGTCTTAGAACAAGCAAGGTTAGATCTTTGTAG